Below is a genomic region from Fibrobacter sp. UWH4.
CGCTCGGCGAGCTTGAGCCCCTTCGAGAAATCTTCCTTATCGTAATGCATCCAGATAAGCGGCGTCAGGAACAGCGGCCAGAAACGCTCGGATTTCTCCGACGCACTGTCGAGAGTCGCAAGGTACGCCTCGCGGTTATCCGACTTGAACGGCACCCAGCTGAAACTCTTGTCGATGTAGTAGGCGTAAATCGCGAAGAACGCACGCGCCTCGAGCTCCTCGGAATCCTCGAAGGCCTTCGCCGCAGAACGCGTCGTCATGGCCCCCTTCACGGAATGCCCCGTCTCGCCCTGCACATAGCCCATCTCGAACCTGCGGAGCGCATCCCAGAGTCCCTCCGTCTTGCATTTTTCCAGTAGCTGACCCGCCTTCTGCAGGGCAGCCGTATCGCCCTTGTCGTCGTAAACGCTGATGCGCACGACATTTTCCAGGACACAGCCCGCGCCCTCGTTTTCGGAGCGGAGCTTTTTCGCGAGCTCCATGGCATCGCCGTAGCGGAGCGCCATCGTGGCAGAAGTTGCCCTGACCCACAGGTCGTTCTGGCCCGCGGACAACTTGAGCGACGGGACATCTCCCGCCCAGGTACAGACCGCACACAGCGCAATCGTCGTCAGAATTCGCAAAAACATAGACACAAAGGTAGAAAATAGGAGTGGGAAAACCGCAATAAGGCCCGCATTTACATACAAATCTGTTGATAAACTATGGATAAAAAACTTTCGTAAACAATTTATTCACAAATCCCCAGACCGCCAAGCACATTCTCCCGCCTGCTTCGCGGCTTCCACAGACGATATTTTTTATTCCAAATTGGAATAATCGGCGCGAGCCGCACTTTTTTCAACAAAGAAACATTTTCGTTCCGTAAATCGTTGACAAACAATGAGTTACGATTCCGCACTCAGAAAAACGCTCAAATTTTCCATTTTTCGCAAAAATTACAAAAAGATGTTATTTTCGTCCCTTTTCCCAAAGCACCTTGCCCGACAAATAAAAATAATCTATAACTGGTGTTAAGAAATAAACACTTTTTCAACATTTCAACAACAAATAAACATGTAACGCAACAAACAACTAACGGTATCGAAAAAAGACGGAGGTCTTATGAAGCTCTTCCATAAAACATCTGCACTGTCATTCTACATGATCCATTCCGGTTTCAAGGCGTTCAAGGACCGCGTGAAAGCCGAACTGGACGCAGCGGGTGGCGGCAACCTGGACGACCTTCTGGACGACGACAGCCTGCACGCGTACTACCGCAACGGCGATTCGCCCGACTACGTGGCAGCCTCCCTCTGCCCTTCCTGCGAAGAAGACTGAAGCCGAAAAAGTCTTTCCCGAACAACCGAAGGGAATACCGTCCTGATTATATAAAGACTCTCTCCTCCTAGAAACAAAAATTCCGCAGCACGCCGCTGCGGAATTTTTTTAATCTTATTTCGCGAGACTTGAGTTCGAGTCACGCTCCGGTTCGCCTCGAGCAGCGCCCCTTCGCTACTTGGCAGGGCAGCCTTCCACCGTCTCGAACTTGCCCTTGTTCACGGTCACGATCTTCGCGTTGATGTTCACTCCGCGCTTGAACTTGATTTCGCCGTAGACGCTCGGGAAATTCGCCGTGTTGTTGATGGCGTTGGTAAGGCTGTTCGGCTTCTTCGCAAGCGAGCTGAACACGATATTCGCCGCATCGTAGCTGAGGCCGCTCACTTTGTCCTCGCCGGGTTCGTCGCCCCAGCGTTCCTTGAAGTCGCCCACGAACTTCT
It encodes:
- a CDS encoding M48 family metallopeptidase, which produces MFLRILTTIALCAVCTWAGDVPSLKLSAGQNDLWVRATSATMALRYGDAMELAKKLRSENEGAGCVLENVVRISVYDDKGDTAALQKAGQLLEKCKTEGLWDALRRFEMGYVQGETGHSVKGAMTTRSAAKAFEDSEELEARAFFAIYAYYIDKSFSWVPFKSDNREAYLATLDSASEKSERFWPLFLTPLIWMHYDKEDFSKGLKLAERGLAKAPGNPVMLQIKADMLYRLKRYDEAAGICEKSAADYLKRTGASIRYWCSVLNLVRIYHDAGKKEKAAEWRAKLDSPKFRALKGWMPGSLMDDLEKRKLL